The DNA region ATGGTTCAACAAGCCGGTGATTAAAGAAGAAAAGGATATCAGCAATTTAACGGCACTTAAAATAGGCTTTTTTCAGTGTTTAGCTATGATCCCGGGTACATCACGTTCGGCTGCTACTATTGTTGGTGGTATGGCACAAAAGCTAAGCCGCACCGCAGCTGCCGAGTTTTCATTCTTCCTGGCGGTGCCTACAATGTTTGCGGCAACTGCAAAAAAACTATATGATTTCCATAAAGAAGGGCACGTATTTACCGGCGAAGAAATTAAGTTACTGGCCATAGGTAATATCATTGCTTTTATTGTTGCCATGCTGGCTATTAAAACATTCATTACTTTTCTTGAGCGCCGTGGCTTCCAGATTTTCGGCTGGTACCGTATCGTGGTTGGAGCTGTTATTATAGGATTAATTTTGAGCGGGCACCAATTACAAACGATTTAAGCATTTAAGTATATCACATTAATTTTGCCGCGCCGGAATCATTCTCATATCAAAAGAGATTGATCCGGCGCAGTAATTTATAGCTTGTCAGGCAATAGGGCCGAAAATCGTACCTTTGCGAAAAATCGGATAAATTGATCCGGTGTAAATAAAAGATTTGAAGAACACGTATACAAAAATAGAGGAATTTGCTGAGGGTCAGCTCCTGCTGGTTAATAAACCGTATCAATGGACAAGCTTTGATGTGGTTGGCAAACTCCGCAATTCATTTAAGCCGCTTAAGCTGAAGGTTGGCCATGCGGGCACGCTCGATCCATTGGCTACCGGCCTGTTGATCATCTGCACCGGTAAAATGACCAAGCAGATCGATACTTTCCAGGCCGAAGAAAAGGAATATACCGGGACCATGGTATTGGGTGCAACTACACCCTCGTACGATATGGAAACAGAACCAGATAAAAGTTTCGACATCAGCCAACTCACCGAAGAAATGCTTCGTAACAATTGCGAACAGTTCATTGGCGATATCCGGCAATATCCGCCGGCACACTCTGCCATAAAAGTTGATGGCGAGCGTTTATATGAAAAGGCGCGCCGGGGCGAGGATGTGGAACTGAAGCTGCGTAATGTCACTATAACCGAATTTGAACTAACCCGTATTGATTTGCCCGAGGTTGATTTCAGGGTGGTGTGCAGTAAGGGCACTTATATCCGTTCGCTCGTGAATGATTTTGGCGCGGCTTTAGGCAACGGGGCCTATCTTTCAAAACTAAGGCGTACACGCAGCGGTAACTTCAGCATTGAAGACGCATGGGAAGTAATGGAACTGGTAAATACGGTGAGGGAATTAAAAGTATCAGATGTACATACAGCGCGGTAAAGGAAATTTACAAAGCTCAAACACTCCGGTTATTAATCCCATCGACTAAAAATTAACTTTGTGTTTTACTCATATAATGAGGGTTTACAATAATATTGACGAATTTACAGCGGTAAACAATGCAGTAGTCACCATCGGTACATTTGATGGGGTACACATAGGCCACCGTAAAATTATATCAGGAATTAAGGAACTGGCCGAAAGCACAGGAGGCGAAACGGTGATCCTTACTTTTTTTCCGCACCCGCGCATGATCCTGCACCCGGAGGATGAGAGCATAAAACTGATAACCACCATTGCCGAAAAGGCCGAACTAATGGAACGCCTCGGGGTTGACCATCTCATTATAACCCCTTTTTCAAGGGATTTTTCCAATCAATCTGCCGAGAGCTATATCCGCGATGTGCTGGTTAATAAAATTGGTACAAAAAAAATAGTAATCGGCTATGACCACCGCTTCGGTAAAGACAGGCAGGGCGGCTTTGAAGACCTGCAGCGCCTTAGCCCTGTGTATGGCTTTGATGTGGTAGAAATTCCCGAACAGGACATCAACGAGGTAGCCATCAGCTCAACCCGCATTCGTAACGCCCTGTTAAGCGGCGATATTCACTTGGCTAATGCCTTTTTAGGCTATCCTTTCTTTATTACGGGAAAGGTTGTCCGCGGCGATCAGATCGGTCGCCAGCTTGGTTATCCGACAGCCAATATCGTGGTTGAAGAAAAATATAAGCTTATTCCATGCGATGGCATTTTTGCGGTAACAGTAATTATAGCCGATCAGAAGTATAAGGGGATGGCCTACATCGGCAGCCGCCCTACGGTTAATGGTCTTACACGCAACATCGAGGTAAATATCTTTGATTTTAACGAAGAGATCTATAATCAAGCTATCCGTATGGAGTTTCACCATTACATCCGTGGCGATGTCAAATTTTCATCCCTCGAAGAGTTAAAAGTGCAGCTTGCCCGGGATAAAGTAGATGTTTTAAACCTTGATTTCTGAACCCTGATGTGCTTGATTTGAGGATTACCTTGAATTTGGTATCGATCGATATCGGGCAACCCTTAAATCAAGAAAATCAAGGTTTTAATGCTTGAAAAACGACAGATAAACCTGTTTCACAATATGATACATCGCGAAAGCGAAAAATAAAATAGCTATGCTGGTATTGATAAGCCTGGTACTTAGCGCAAATCGTTGCTGTATATACCTGGCAAATTTGGCGTAGATAAACAGGCACAAAAAAGCGCCTGCTGCCGAGCCCATGCTAAAAATAACGAGGGCTACCCGGCCGTCGAGGATCCATTCATGCGTAATAAGGTAGGTGCCGGTCACCATCCAGAAGGGTACCTGCATAGGGTTTAAAAAGCCTAATAAAATACCATATTTGATACTGGCATGCTCTGAATAATTGGCTTTAGGAGGCTTATTACGATGAATCCAGGTGATGTATCCCATAACGCCGAACAACACTACCATTATCCAGTCGATAACTGTATTGAGTTGCAACTGCCCTGAAAGCCAGCGGGCAGCATGCATAATGAAATAGGTAAAGAAAAATTCAACAGCCGAAAAAGCGGTTATAAAGCGTATAGCCTCTTTTATTCCACGGTTTATGGTAATCTGTACTAAAGTTAGGTTTATGTTGCCAGGGGGAATATAGCCTATAAAGTTGGCTATGATCCCGATGAAGAATGTTAAAAATATCATCGCAGCAAAGATAGGTTGTTAATTGGAGTTGGCAAACTTCAGATTTGCGGATGTGCAGATTTTAAATTTGCAGATGAAAGCTGCAATAATTCCACCACTCTAATTCCTCAATTTGCATATCTGCACATTTAAAATTTGCACATCTATAATTCTTACATTTGCAAACTTTAACTTGTTAACATGCCAACAAAAAAAATAGTTTCGTTACTACCGGCCGCTACCGAAATAATTTGTGCTTTAGGACTTGAAGAGAATTTAGCGGGCCGTTCGCACGAATGCGATTTTCCGGCATCTGTTAAAGAATTACCCATATGTACCGAAGCTAATTTTCCGGATGGTTTGAGCAGTGGCGATATTGATGTAAAAGTGAAAGAGATCCTGGCCGATGCGCTATCGGTTTATAGCGTAAAGCGCGAACAAATTAAAACCCTTGCGCCGGATGTGGTAGTAACCCAGGCCCAGTGCGAGGTTTGTGCGGTATCATTAAAAGATGTTGAAGAAGCGCTTGAAAACTACCTGGATAAACAAGCTCAAATTATATCACTGCAACCCAATAGCCTCGATGATATTTTTAATGACATTGCCAACGTTGCCAACGGGCTAAATGCACAGCAAGCCGGTGCCGAATTAATCGAGAGTTTGCAGGAGCGCGTTGATATCATCAAGCACAAACTGAAGTTTATCGACAGTAAACCTACGGTTGCCTGCATTGAGTGGCTTGAACCTTTAATGATTTCCGGCAACTGGGTTCCTGGCCTGGTAGAAATAGCAGGCGGAACGCCCGTTTTGGCACAGGAAGGTAAGCACTCGCCTTATATTGAGTGGGATGAGATCCTACAGCAGGACCCGGAAATTATTGTGGTGATGCCTTGCGGGTTCAGCATTGAACGTACCATGCGGGAGATCAACCTCCTTCTGGACCACCCGGGTTTTGCATCCCTCAAAGCGGTAAAAAACGACAGGTTTTATATTGCCGATGGCAACCAATATTTCAATCGTCCCGGCCCGAGGATTGTAGATTCTATTGAGATCCTGGCTGAAATTATCCGCCCTAAACAATTTATATTCGGATATGAGGGTGAGGGGTGGATTAAGTTTTCGTTGTAAAATACTGCCGCAGGTTTAGCGATAGCGTAACCTGTGGTGAACCATTACTGAAGCTTCCAGCTTAAGTAAAATAAGTGGAGCTGGAAGCTTCAATCATGCCAATCACGGGGTACGCTACGCTAAACCCGCGACAGATAAATGCTTGTTTAAGATTTAGTACTTTAGACTAAAGACTTCTTAAAATTACTTATTAAAATAATTTAAAAAGTAATATATTTACCTGTCTGCTATCTCCCAGGCACAGGGTCAATTATGAACAAAATTTTTACGCTGGTGGTTATCGCCGCGGTTTTTGTATGCAGCGGTTTTAAAATTAATGATGATAAAAAACCGAACGTAACCAACCTGCACCTCACCTGGCAGGTAATGGATAATAACTATCAAAATAAAAACCAAGCCCTCACCGCACTGGTGATTGCCAATAAAAGTCATGAGGTTTTGCCTGCAGGGGGATGGAAGATCTACTTTAATTCCGGGCGTGGTTTTACCAAAACGGCCGTTAGCAATAACGCCCTGATTGAACAGGTTAACGGCGACTTATACAGCATAACCCCCACATCCGGCTTCAAAGACCTGAAACCCGGCGAAACTTCCCGCATTGAATTTGTGTGCGATGACCCTGTGGTAAACATAACCGATGCGCCTGAAGGGCCATACCTGGTTTGGGATAACGCCCCTGAAAAAGGCTATTCTTTCGGCTCATATGATATTACCCCATATAAACCAACTTACCAGGGCTTAATAACCCCCGAAATTGTTTATGACAGGAATAAAACAGTTACCGATATTCCTGCTGATCAATTGGTAAAAGTTTTCCCTACACCGGTTAGTTATAGCCCGGGCAGCGGCAGTTTTTCGTTCGCTGCTGGTGTTCAGGTTTCGTCGGCCGATACGCGGTTCAGCAAAGAAGCAGCGGTTCTAAGTAATTATATTGCCGGCATCTTCGGAAAAAAGGAAACAGGAAAACCGGGTAAAGTTATTTCATTTGAATACAAAGCCGGTTTGGGCAATGAAGCTTACGAGCTAAGTGTAAAACCAGCTGCCGTGGTTATCCGCGCATCTGCAAATGCCGGCATCTATTATGGCATCCAGTCATTCAAAAGCTTGATCCCGGCGGGCGCTTTAGCTAAAACACCGTCTTCGGTACAAATTCCCTGTGTGGAAGTTGCCGATGCGCCCCGTTTTGGATACCGTGCCGTAATGCTGGATGTAGCCCGTAACTTTCAATCAAAACAACAGGTGTTGAAACTGCTGGAAGCGATGAGCCTGTACAAGCTTAATGTATTGCACCTGCATTTAACAGATGACGAGGGCTGGAGAATAGAGATCCCATCGCTGCCGGAGCTTACTTCTGTTGGCTCAAAGAGGGGCCATACACTTGATAGCAAACACCACCTGCCACCGTCGCACGGCTCTGGTCCGGAAGTTAACAATCCTTTCGGCAGCGGTTATTATACTAAGGCCGATTATATCGAGATCCTGAAATATGCCAACGACCGCCATATTACCGTAGTACCTGAAATTGAAACACCAGGGCACGCCCGCGGAGCTATTAAAGCAATGAATGCACGGTATGACCGACTGATGGCCGAAGGTAAAAAGGCCGAAGCTGAAAAATATTTGCTGTATGATCCCAATGATAAATCTGAGTATCGCTCGGTACAGTACTGGAACGATAATGTGATCGATGTATCGCTCCCTTCAACCTATAACTTTGTGGAGACTGTGGTTAATGACCTCATCAGTACTTATAAAGAAGCAGGCGCGCCGTTATCAACCATTCATTTCGGTGGTGATGAAGTACCTGCCAATGTATGGGAAAAATCACCGGCTTATGCGGCGCTTAAAGCTGCACATCCCGAAATACAAAGCACCAATGATCTTTGGTATTATTTCTACGGTCGTGTTAATGAGATCTTAAAAGCAAAAGGTATCCGCCTTTCGGGTTGGGAAGAAATGGCGCTTCGTAAAACAACCCTCGACGGTCAGCCGGCTTACGTACCCAATCCGGATTTTACCAAAGAACACTTACAGGTTGATGTTTGGAACAACGTATTAGGCGGAGGGCAGGAAGATCTGGCCTACCGTTTGGCTAATGGTGGTTACAAGGTGGTGTTAACCTGCGTTACCAACCTGTATTTTGATATGGCCAATTACAAATCATTTGACGAGCCTGGTTATTACTGGGGCGCGTTTTTAGGCATTGATAAATTTTTCTCGTTTATCCCCTATGATTATTTTAAAAATGCCGACGTTGATAAGCAAGGCAACCCGATAAACAGGAACATTTTCATAGGCAAACAACGCCTTACTGATTATGGTAAAAGCAATATCGTGGGCTTGCAGGGCGCGCTGTGGGCCGAAACAGTGAAAGGCCCGGAAAGAATGGATTACATGATATTTCCGAAGCTGCTTGGCCTGGCCGAACGTGCCTGGGCGCACGACCCGGCATGGGCCACCGAAAAAGACCCTGTAAAAAGTAAAGAGGCATACCAGGCGGCCTGGTCAAATTTCCTGAATGTGTTAGGTAAACGTGAACTGCCCCGCCTGTCTTATTATAACGGTGGCTATGATTACCGTGTGCCTAAGCCAGGGATCAGCCTGCAGGATGGTAAATATTTTAGTAATGTAGAGTTTCCAGGGTTGACTATACGGTATACAACCAATGGTAAAGATCCTGATGTTGGGAGTAAGGTTTATACAGGCCCGGTTAATTACAATGGTGGCGTTATAAAATTCCGCGCTTTTGATCCGAAAGGGCGGGGAAGTAATGTGGCTGAGGGAGGAAGTAATAATCTGAATCCGTAGTTTCAGTTTGCAGTTTTGGGTTTGCAGTTTGCAAGTCAGAAAAAGGTCGCCGCCACTCGGCTCCAGCCCATAGCCGTTAACTTAAGGAGAAAAACGCCTAAAAAGCGAGGGGAAGTGCGATTCCCCTCTTGAGAGGGGTGGAGGGGTGTATCACTCTACGTGCGACTTATCGCTTGTATAACACACCCCTGCTCCCGCTCTTTTCCAACGCGCCCCCTCTCGAGAGGGGAGTTTGATGCGTTTACGCTGAATTAACTTCTTAAGTTAACGGCTATGGGCAGGGGCCGGGCGTTTGCGAAGATGTGTAACCCCTGTTTTTTATATGTAGTTTATTATTAGATATTTATATTTAAATATTCGGAATTGTGTTAACCCTGTTAACCCCACCACCGCCGCCTGGCTCCAGCCGAGCGGCGGCGGTTTTTCTATTTCAATTCCGGAAATTTAGCTGCTTCAAAAATACTTTTCTCAGTTGCTGCCTTTTCAACATCCTGCCATTTACGCGGCGCATCTATGGACAGGATAGTACCGCTGTCTTTACCTATTTGCACGTCATCTTCAATACGTACCCCTATGTTCCACCATTTTTTATCACAGGGGCTGCCGGCAGGGATATAAATGCCCGGCTCAACGGTAATCACCCAATTCTCTTCCAAATTACCGCGACCGCCTTTGTCATGCACATCGAGCCCTAAATGGTGCGAGCAGCCATGCGGATAATATTTACGTACTTCTGAAGCGTCCTTAATAATACCAAGCTTAATTAATCCGGCGGATAATACTTCTACCGATTTTTGTTCAAGGCTTGCATAAGGAACTCCCGCTTTACACAATTTAAAAATCTCTTCCTGCGCATCGTATACCAATTGGTAAATAGCTTTTTGCTCCTCGGTAAATTTGCCATTAGCCGGTACGGTACGGGTAACATCGGCAGAATATCCGTGGTATTCCGCGCCAACATCCATCAGCAGCAACTGGTTATTGATTTTTGTGGCCGAGTTTTCTTCATAATGCAGGATACAGCCATTTGCGCCTGCGCCTACAATCGGCGGATAGCCTTCGTCTTCGGCACCATATCTTTTGTGTACATAGGTCATGATCCCTTCAACCTCGCGCTCACTCATGGCCGGTTTAACCGACTTCATTACCTCCAAATGCGCGAGGCTTGAAATCTCCACAGCCTTTTTTAATACCGCCAGCTCTTCCGGTGTTTTTACGCCACGAAGCCTGCCGGTAAATTCAGCAAAGCCGGTATTGTCTCCATAAGCTGCTGCAATTTTTGCCTTAACATCTGCAAGTGTAACAGAATCAGGTTTGGCTACTAATTGCTGAATAATGGGGTTATTTTTATGGTCCTCATCTCCAAATTTATCTTTAAAATAAGCCATGAAGCGGCCAATGTTTTGAGGAGTGGCCATTCTTGCTATCATATTAAGATCACCAATAACCTGCCTGCTGGTTTCCGCTATGCCCGCTTTAGTTTTAAATGATGCAACAAGTTTTTTTAACTCCCCGGTCGATCCATCTCCGGTAACATCCTCGGGGAGCACGTCATAATACACATTGGCAAACTTTTTAAAATCAACGGGGAATTTCGCGAAATCCTCGCTGTTGTAAGCCCGCTTAAAACCAAGCTGCGATTTAGCGCCCTCAACGCCTAAACGCCTGCCTGTCCATTGCTCACGACCGGCATCCCGGTGACGTACAAATAGCACCTCGTTATAGCTGCTGTCGCCCACAGCCTGCATCTCTTTAAATACCAACAACACCGAGTTGGGCTCTTTATATCCCGAAAAATAATACAGGTCGGGATTAGGATGGTATACATAGTTAACATCATTTGAAAACACCTGCTCAGGGTACGAGAAGATCACCGCTACCGAATTGGCGGGCATCAGGTTGCGGAGCGCCTGGCGTCTTCCGGCATGAAACTCTTTGCTTAAATAATCGGTGGGCAGGTTTTCGGCGGTTTGTCCGAAACAGCGGTTGCTGCCAGTAAGGGCAAGTAAAATTACTAATGCCCGAAAAATTGATCGCGTCATAATGATAAAGGAATAATGTCAGTCAAAAAAACGGCTTAAGATACTAAATATCAGGGATTATCATGCTCACCCTTTTAGGGGAAATACACGATGGCAAATGAAAAGATTTCAGATGTGCAAATTAGCAAGGACAATATCAACGCTGAAACCACAATGGCGGAGGAAACTTACGAAGTTTTTGAAACTTCGTAAGTTTTGCCAACGATCATATGCATTGCAAACTCCCTCTTAGGGGGGTAGGGGCTATTTAATCTTCCTTGCCGTTACACCTTCATTGGTGATTTTTACCGGCAGGATCCTGCCATCCTTGTCAAAGTACATCTTATCGATGCAGGTAACGCGGTGGTTGCCATCAGTTTCGGTTAAGGGGCGGCGGTGGTAAACAATATACCATTCGTCCTTACCCGGCACCTGGATCACCGAATGGTGGCCTGCTCCTGTAGCAATATTCGGGTCCTGTTTTAATATTGTCCCGATACGGTTAAAAGGACCAAACGGCGAATCGCCGATGGCATAAGCTACGCGGTAATCCGGGCCGGTCCAGCCGCCTTCGCTCCACATAAAATAATATTTGCCTTTGCGTTTAAACATCACCGGGCCTTCAACATAATCTTTGGGGGTGATCAGTTTATAGGTTTCTCCGTCTTTAAACGGCTCGATACCTGTAAAGTCGTTTTTTAGCTTTACGATATTACATTGGCCCCAGCCGCCGTAGATCATATAATACTGACCATCGTCATCTTTAAAAACAAACTGATCTATAGGTTGGGCTTTGTTGATGATCTGCCCGATAAGCGGTTTGCCCAAAAGGTCTTTGAACGGGCCTTCAGGTTTATCGCCAACGGCAACACCTATACCGCCAACTTCGTTGTTGTTCTGAATATCGTTAGCGCCAAAAAAGATATAGTATTTACCGTCTTTTTCGGTTACAGCGGGGGCCCACATGGCACGTTTAGCCCACTTTACAGCGGCAGTATCGATAATGCGGGGATGCTTAGTCCAGTTAACCAGATCGGGAGATGAAAAGGCATCCATAAATACCTGGTCGTTATATTTAGCCGAATAGGTAGGATAAACCCAGTATTGTTTATTGAAGATCTTAGCTTCCGGATCGGCATACCAGCCTTGAACAATTGGATTGCCGGATGTTTTTTTCTCCTGCGCTAAAGCGTTGTTATCAGATGTGGAAAGTGCCACACCTAATGCTGCCAGTAAAACCAGTTTTTTAGGAATGATCATTGGGAAAGAGATTTTTGGTCTAAGATATTAAAATAGATAAAACGTTTTAGTAATGAGACACGAATTTATTCGATTTAATTAAATCTAAACCAGAATGATATTCCTGAAAACTCTTTTAGTTACCGGTATTCTGCTGTTTCGGCTTCTTTCTTCCCCAGCGGCGATTAGGTTTCTTTTTAGCATCACCTTGTGCCGGTTCGGGCTTCAGGGGTTGTATCGTGGCCAGTTCATCCGGCAGCGCCATAAGCTTGATAGGCTTTTCAATCAGTTTTTCAATGTTTTTAAGCTTGCGCTCGTCGCGGTGGTTAACAAAAGTGATAGCGGTACCGGTGGTGGCTGCGCGGGCCGTACGACCGATACGGTGGATATAATCTTCCGGATCGCCGGGAACATCGTAGTTAATCACCAGGTCGATACCCTCTACGTCGATACCGCGCGAAAGGGCGTCGGTACCGATGATAACCGGTAATTGCTTGTTTTTGAACTTAAGCAGGATCTCTTCACGCTCCTTCTGTTCCAGATCGGAATGGAACGACATGGCGTTGATCTTGATGGCTTTAAGCTCTTTGTATAATGCTTTAACAATTTCTTTGCGCGAAGCGAAGATGATGATGCTTGTAAATGCCGAATCTTTAAGGATATGCTGTACCAGCGGCGTTTTTTGCTGATCATGCACCCGGTAAACCTGCTGATCGATCCCTACAGCCGGTTGCGAAATAGCGATATTGATCTGCTCCGGATCTTTCAAAATAGCCTTGGCCAATGAACGGATGCGCCCCGGCATGGTGGCCGAAAATAACAGCGTTTGCCTCTCCTTAGGCAGATAACTGATGATCTTCATGATATCATCCGAAAAACCCATGTCCAGCATCCGGTCGGCCTCATCAAGTACCAAATGGGTAAGGTGGTTAAGCTTCAGTACGCCTGATGTAAGGTGGGCTATCAGTCTGCCTGGCGTAGCTACAATAATATTTACATTATTTTGAATGCCTCGGCGCTGTTGTTCGTAAACAATGCCGTCGCCGCCGCCAAAAACAGCAATAGAGCTGATGCCGGTAAAATAGGCAAGGCCTTCAACCTGCTGATCTATTTGTTGGGCAAGCTCGCGGGTTGGGGCAAGTATGAGGGCACTGGTATGGTGTTTATTTGTTTTGCTGATGCTGTTTAAAACAGGCAGCAGGTAAGCGCCGGTTTTACCGGTACCGGTTTGAGCGCAGGCAATCAGGTCGCGCCCTTCCATAATGGCCGGGATGGCCATAGATTGTATGGGTGTTGGGTTTACGAAGCCCATGCTTTCTACACCTTCAAATAATTGCTCGTTAAAATTAAAATCCTGGAAAGTCACTATATCTTATAAGTAAATTATGCAAGGTATAAAAATTTAACGGTAAATGAGGGTTTTAGCATAATTGAGCTATTGTTAAAGGGTCAAAATAAATCTGGTCACCCTTTAATGACACTCAACTTACCTGTACAATCAATTCAAAAATATATTTTTGAAAACCTATGAATATTATCACTCAAACACCACGCTTGCTGATCCGTGAATTTACAGCCGAAGATGAAGAACTTTCTGCCCTTATAGACGCCGATGACCGCCTTACCCAATATGTAAAGAAACGTACTCCTCAGGAGAGTAAACAGGTTTTCAAAGATACGCTGAAGGAATACCAAAATGGATCGGGACTGGGGAG from Mucilaginibacter sp. SJ includes:
- a CDS encoding undecaprenyl-diphosphate phosphatase — its product is MNLIHVIILAIIEGITEFLPVSSTGHMIIASSVMGIAADPFVKLFTIAIQLGAILSVVFLYWRRFLQSVNFYLKLFIAFIPAAIFGVLFSKKIDALLESALTVGITLFVGGIILLFVDKWFNKPVIKEEKDISNLTALKIGFFQCLAMIPGTSRSAATIVGGMAQKLSRTAAAEFSFFLAVPTMFAATAKKLYDFHKEGHVFTGEEIKLLAIGNIIAFIVAMLAIKTFITFLERRGFQIFGWYRIVVGAVIIGLILSGHQLQTI
- a CDS encoding LysE family transporter, producing the protein MIFLTFFIGIIANFIGYIPPGNINLTLVQITINRGIKEAIRFITAFSAVEFFFTYFIMHAARWLSGQLQLNTVIDWIMVVLFGVMGYITWIHRNKPPKANYSEHASIKYGILLGFLNPMQVPFWMVTGTYLITHEWILDGRVALVIFSMGSAAGAFLCLFIYAKFARYIQQRFALSTRLINTSIAILFFAFAMYHIVKQVYLSFFKH
- a CDS encoding cobalamin-binding protein, with translation MPTKKIVSLLPAATEIICALGLEENLAGRSHECDFPASVKELPICTEANFPDGLSSGDIDVKVKEILADALSVYSVKREQIKTLAPDVVVTQAQCEVCAVSLKDVEEALENYLDKQAQIISLQPNSLDDIFNDIANVANGLNAQQAGAELIESLQERVDIIKHKLKFIDSKPTVACIEWLEPLMISGNWVPGLVEIAGGTPVLAQEGKHSPYIEWDEILQQDPEIIVVMPCGFSIERTMREINLLLDHPGFASLKAVKNDRFYIADGNQYFNRPGPRIVDSIEILAEIIRPKQFIFGYEGEGWIKFSL
- the truB gene encoding tRNA pseudouridine(55) synthase TruB, coding for MKDLKNTYTKIEEFAEGQLLLVNKPYQWTSFDVVGKLRNSFKPLKLKVGHAGTLDPLATGLLIICTGKMTKQIDTFQAEEKEYTGTMVLGATTPSYDMETEPDKSFDISQLTEEMLRNNCEQFIGDIRQYPPAHSAIKVDGERLYEKARRGEDVELKLRNVTITEFELTRIDLPEVDFRVVCSKGTYIRSLVNDFGAALGNGAYLSKLRRTRSGNFSIEDAWEVMELVNTVRELKVSDVHTAR
- a CDS encoding DEAD/DEAH box helicase, giving the protein MTFQDFNFNEQLFEGVESMGFVNPTPIQSMAIPAIMEGRDLIACAQTGTGKTGAYLLPVLNSISKTNKHHTSALILAPTRELAQQIDQQVEGLAYFTGISSIAVFGGGDGIVYEQQRRGIQNNVNIIVATPGRLIAHLTSGVLKLNHLTHLVLDEADRMLDMGFSDDIMKIISYLPKERQTLLFSATMPGRIRSLAKAILKDPEQINIAISQPAVGIDQQVYRVHDQQKTPLVQHILKDSAFTSIIIFASRKEIVKALYKELKAIKINAMSFHSDLEQKEREEILLKFKNKQLPVIIGTDALSRGIDVEGIDLVINYDVPGDPEDYIHRIGRTARAATTGTAITFVNHRDERKLKNIEKLIEKPIKLMALPDELATIQPLKPEPAQGDAKKKPNRRWGRKKPKQQNTGN
- a CDS encoding family 20 glycosylhydrolase, which encodes MNKIFTLVVIAAVFVCSGFKINDDKKPNVTNLHLTWQVMDNNYQNKNQALTALVIANKSHEVLPAGGWKIYFNSGRGFTKTAVSNNALIEQVNGDLYSITPTSGFKDLKPGETSRIEFVCDDPVVNITDAPEGPYLVWDNAPEKGYSFGSYDITPYKPTYQGLITPEIVYDRNKTVTDIPADQLVKVFPTPVSYSPGSGSFSFAAGVQVSSADTRFSKEAAVLSNYIAGIFGKKETGKPGKVISFEYKAGLGNEAYELSVKPAAVVIRASANAGIYYGIQSFKSLIPAGALAKTPSSVQIPCVEVADAPRFGYRAVMLDVARNFQSKQQVLKLLEAMSLYKLNVLHLHLTDDEGWRIEIPSLPELTSVGSKRGHTLDSKHHLPPSHGSGPEVNNPFGSGYYTKADYIEILKYANDRHITVVPEIETPGHARGAIKAMNARYDRLMAEGKKAEAEKYLLYDPNDKSEYRSVQYWNDNVIDVSLPSTYNFVETVVNDLISTYKEAGAPLSTIHFGGDEVPANVWEKSPAYAALKAAHPEIQSTNDLWYYFYGRVNEILKAKGIRLSGWEEMALRKTTLDGQPAYVPNPDFTKEHLQVDVWNNVLGGGQEDLAYRLANGGYKVVLTCVTNLYFDMANYKSFDEPGYYWGAFLGIDKFFSFIPYDYFKNADVDKQGNPINRNIFIGKQRLTDYGKSNIVGLQGALWAETVKGPERMDYMIFPKLLGLAERAWAHDPAWATEKDPVKSKEAYQAAWSNFLNVLGKRELPRLSYYNGGYDYRVPKPGISLQDGKYFSNVEFPGLTIRYTTNGKDPDVGSKVYTGPVNYNGGVIKFRAFDPKGRGSNVAEGGSNNLNP
- a CDS encoding glycoside hydrolase family 43 protein, whose protein sequence is MIIPKKLVLLAALGVALSTSDNNALAQEKKTSGNPIVQGWYADPEAKIFNKQYWVYPTYSAKYNDQVFMDAFSSPDLVNWTKHPRIIDTAAVKWAKRAMWAPAVTEKDGKYYIFFGANDIQNNNEVGGIGVAVGDKPEGPFKDLLGKPLIGQIINKAQPIDQFVFKDDDGQYYMIYGGWGQCNIVKLKNDFTGIEPFKDGETYKLITPKDYVEGPVMFKRKGKYYFMWSEGGWTGPDYRVAYAIGDSPFGPFNRIGTILKQDPNIATGAGHHSVIQVPGKDEWYIVYHRRPLTETDGNHRVTCIDKMYFDKDGRILPVKITNEGVTARKIK
- a CDS encoding bifunctional riboflavin kinase/FAD synthetase, producing the protein MRVYNNIDEFTAVNNAVVTIGTFDGVHIGHRKIISGIKELAESTGGETVILTFFPHPRMILHPEDESIKLITTIAEKAELMERLGVDHLIITPFSRDFSNQSAESYIRDVLVNKIGTKKIVIGYDHRFGKDRQGGFEDLQRLSPVYGFDVVEIPEQDINEVAISSTRIRNALLSGDIHLANAFLGYPFFITGKVVRGDQIGRQLGYPTANIVVEEKYKLIPCDGIFAVTVIIADQKYKGMAYIGSRPTVNGLTRNIEVNIFDFNEEIYNQAIRMEFHHYIRGDVKFSSLEELKVQLARDKVDVLNLDF
- a CDS encoding aminopeptidase P family protein, producing the protein MTRSIFRALVILLALTGSNRCFGQTAENLPTDYLSKEFHAGRRQALRNLMPANSVAVIFSYPEQVFSNDVNYVYHPNPDLYYFSGYKEPNSVLLVFKEMQAVGDSSYNEVLFVRHRDAGREQWTGRRLGVEGAKSQLGFKRAYNSEDFAKFPVDFKKFANVYYDVLPEDVTGDGSTGELKKLVASFKTKAGIAETSRQVIGDLNMIARMATPQNIGRFMAYFKDKFGDEDHKNNPIIQQLVAKPDSVTLADVKAKIAAAYGDNTGFAEFTGRLRGVKTPEELAVLKKAVEISSLAHLEVMKSVKPAMSEREVEGIMTYVHKRYGAEDEGYPPIVGAGANGCILHYEENSATKINNQLLLMDVGAEYHGYSADVTRTVPANGKFTEEQKAIYQLVYDAQEEIFKLCKAGVPYASLEQKSVEVLSAGLIKLGIIKDASEVRKYYPHGCSHHLGLDVHDKGGRGNLEENWVITVEPGIYIPAGSPCDKKWWNIGVRIEDDVQIGKDSGTILSIDAPRKWQDVEKAATEKSIFEAAKFPELK